One window from the genome of Dermacentor silvarum isolate Dsil-2018 chromosome 7, BIME_Dsil_1.4, whole genome shotgun sequence encodes:
- the LOC119459680 gene encoding uncharacterized protein LOC119459680 produces the protein MFLLHRTVAAFRARLAYSWRHRLRNIESGGAALGISKPKTDFVVAVERPAAAESNNAMCSLMVTRMFWCSRLSRFFGCLFISNLNGKTLKKATATWKSPYTLYAALWFSIFVGYQTIALVSTSNSVDIHKTFPRYLRFVSYAVSVAKVCVNYVCFCLGSEGLLEFLRNATVFEKSTSFSPKVKTKLNLGRRLFNATVRTVLVASFIGAFCIAVTEGMRKLPSAPLHWRLGIGAVVLGSELAFFLYDSLVHVITTRCSEVMQRYLESELARLEANCTTDTHYAQLSSVSKIAMVRVNVCKIKALKISLDKICGPAIVASSTSLLALLCLNVYRSFTLDVHELELWLPIVYTVYCCFCLVDMAFVSDDLAKQVRDACQY, from the coding sequence ATGTTTCTTCTTCATAGGACAGTTGCGGCATTTCGAGCAAGACTCGCGTACTCCTGGAGACACCGCCTACGTAACATCGAGAGTGGCGGGGCAGCGCTAGGGATCAGCAAACCGAAGACTGACTTCGTCGTTGCAGTCGAGCGGCCAGCAGCTGCTGAGTCGAACAACGCCATGTGTTCCTTGATGGTGACGAGAATGTTCTGGTGCAGTAGGCTATCTCGCTTTTTCGGATGCCTTTTCATCAGCAACCTAAACGGAAAGACGTTGAAGAAAGCTACTGCCACGTGGAAGAGCCCGTACACCCTCTACGCAGCTCTTTGGTTTTCGATATTTGTGGGATACCAGACCATCGCATTGGTATCCACGTCGAATTCCGTTGATATACACAAAACATTTCCCCGATACTTGAGGTTTGTTTCTTACGCTGTCAGTGTGGCGAAGGTGTGCGTCAATTACGTGTGCTTTTGCCTGGGTTCGGAAGGCCTGCTCGAGTTCTTACGGAACGCGACGGTGTTCGAGAAGTCAACCTCGTTTTCACCCAAAGTCAAAACGAAGCTCAACCTCGGTCGACGCCTGTTTAACGCGACGGTCAGGACTGTCCTCGTTGCATCTTTCATCGGTGCATTTTGCATCGCTGTCACGGAAGGCATGAGAAAGCTCCCTTCGGCGCCCTTGCATTGGCGGCTGGGGATTGGAGCGGTGGTTCTTGGCAGCGAATTAGCGTTCTTCTTGTACGACTCTCTGGTGCACGTCATCACGACGCGTTGCTCGGAAGTAATGCAACGGTACCTCGAATCCGAGTTGGCGAGGCTCGAAGCCAACTGCACGACGGACACTCACTACGCACAGTTGAGCTCAGTGTCGAAGATTGCCATGGTTCGCGTGAACGTATGTAAAATAAAGGCTCTCAAAATAAGCCTCGACAAGATTTGCGGCCCAGCGATTGTGGCTTCCTCCACCAGTCTGCTAGCGTTGCTCTGTCTGAACGTGTACAGATCGTTCACTCTGGATGTGCATGAATTGGAGCTTTGGTTGCCGATCGTGTATACGGTCTACTGTTGCTTCTGCTTAGTCGACATGGCGTTTGTGAGCGACGACCTTGCAAAACAAGTAAGAGACGCTTGTCAGTATTAG